The Impatiens glandulifera chromosome 3, dImpGla2.1, whole genome shotgun sequence genome contains a region encoding:
- the LOC124930103 gene encoding protein TPR1-like — MTTAVDTLRGDLKEYSKFNSDLYNELTWLLTKTNFREHSELANYTTHSEGRTMLVSELKMLFMAHPIIKEKTKLPAVERDRLKNLMAQSIKWQHFQCANSVPDITMGSLLEDHRCPSHAVHGFAVSTSGQNFAGSTSGQNFAGSTSAQNFAGSTSSQRTHNRE, encoded by the exons ATGACTACTGCTGTTGACACATTGAGGGGTGATCTGAAGGAGTATTCAAAGTTCAATTCTGATCTGTATAATGAGCTAACTTGGCTCTTGACTAAGACCAATTTCAG AGAACACTCTGAACTGGCTAATTATACTACTCACTCTGAGGGAAGAACTATGCTAGTAAGTGAGCTCAAGATGTTGTTCATGGCGCATCCCATTATCAAGGAGAAGACAAAACTTCCTGCAGTAGAAAGAGACAGACTAAAAAATCTGATGGCTCAAag TATCAAGTGGCAGCATTTCCAATGTGCAAATTCTGTTCCAGATATAACTATGGGAAGTCTTTTGGAGGATCATCGTTGCCCTTCACATGCCGTGCATGGCTTTGCTGTCTCGACGAGCGGTCAGAACTTTGCTGGCTCGACGAGCGGTCAGAACTTTGCTGGCTCGACGAGCGCTCAGAACTTTGCTGGCTCGACGAGCAGTCAGAGGACTCATAACCGTGAGTGA